In one Vibrio sp. VB16 genomic region, the following are encoded:
- the thiP gene encoding thiamine/thiamine pyrophosphate ABC transporter permease ThiP: MMNKTPKLGIVIAVFIVVFVTSAFGALISYAPNLDLTQIVSDPYYLHVTKFSFYQAFLSTLLSVGLAIPVAHSLSRRDFMGKSFLLKLFSSTLVLPVLVGVFGLLAIYGNSGLLATWLNKWNVELPFSIYGLNGILLAHVFFNLPYASRLLLLSLEGIPPEQHKLCSYLGMSHWYKFKWVEWPRLRQQLPHVCGLVFMLCFTSFATVMALGGGPKSTTIELAIYQAIKFDFDLQAGALLAIWQMLLCGLLSLSIQKISKPNNLAMQSNRHPIFFTKDNNRAKLWDCSWIAFASFIVLPPLMMVVLSGLNSKLWQVLQDDRFWQAVKASLSIACSASVIALFIGVAILQTSRIWRSKGRSNYANGIELIGTIILVTPGLVISTGLFLLLRKITDVYSLAFIIVVAVNSLMALPYVIKTLSQPFFQILQQYQFLTMSLGMKGWRRFLLIEWRGLQKPIAQAFAISFMLSMGDLSAIALFGSQDFRTLPLYLFQLLGSYQMEAAAVVSLTLLLLSVGSFTLVEKVFGKTYAPRR, encoded by the coding sequence ATTATGAATAAAACGCCGAAGTTAGGCATTGTTATTGCAGTGTTTATCGTGGTTTTTGTCACCTCGGCGTTTGGGGCGCTTATTTCATACGCGCCCAATCTTGACCTCACTCAGATAGTGTCTGATCCTTACTATCTACATGTCACTAAATTTAGTTTTTATCAAGCTTTCTTATCAACGCTGCTCAGTGTTGGCTTAGCTATACCCGTAGCGCACTCGTTATCAAGACGGGACTTCATGGGTAAATCGTTTCTATTAAAGTTATTTTCAAGCACACTTGTTTTGCCTGTTCTTGTGGGTGTTTTCGGTCTGTTAGCCATTTATGGAAATAGCGGTTTATTGGCGACGTGGCTCAATAAATGGAATGTTGAATTGCCCTTCTCAATATATGGCCTGAATGGCATATTGCTCGCGCATGTATTCTTTAATTTACCTTATGCTAGCCGTTTGTTACTTCTTTCTTTAGAAGGTATTCCTCCAGAACAACATAAACTCTGTTCTTACCTCGGTATGAGTCATTGGTACAAATTTAAGTGGGTAGAATGGCCAAGGTTGCGACAGCAGTTACCTCATGTTTGTGGTTTAGTGTTCATGCTCTGTTTTACGAGTTTTGCTACCGTTATGGCGTTGGGTGGTGGGCCAAAATCAACGACAATAGAGTTAGCGATATACCAAGCCATCAAATTTGATTTTGACTTGCAGGCTGGTGCGTTATTAGCAATATGGCAGATGTTATTGTGCGGTCTGTTATCGCTATCAATACAAAAAATAAGTAAGCCAAATAATTTAGCTATGCAATCCAATCGCCACCCGATCTTTTTTACCAAAGACAATAACCGCGCAAAATTATGGGACTGCAGTTGGATAGCCTTTGCGTCATTTATCGTCTTACCACCACTGATGATGGTGGTACTGAGTGGATTGAATTCAAAGCTGTGGCAAGTGCTTCAAGATGACCGGTTTTGGCAAGCGGTTAAGGCATCATTAAGTATTGCTTGTTCGGCGAGTGTCATCGCTCTGTTTATTGGTGTCGCTATACTTCAAACAAGTCGAATATGGAGAAGTAAGGGCCGTTCTAACTATGCAAATGGTATCGAACTTATTGGCACTATTATCCTCGTTACGCCCGGCTTGGTGATTAGTACAGGGCTGTTTTTATTGCTTAGAAAAATAACCGATGTGTATAGCCTCGCGTTTATTATTGTGGTTGCTGTTAATAGTTTGATGGCGTTGCCATATGTAATTAAGACATTGTCTCAACCATTCTTTCAGATATTGCAACAGTATCAATTTCTCACCATGAGTTTGGGGATGAAAGGCTGGCGTCGATTTTTATTGATAGAATGGAGAGGATTACAAAAACCGATAGCGCAAGCATTTGCGATAAGTTTTATGCTCTCTATGGGCGATCTTAGCGCAATAGCTCTGTTTGGCAGCCAAGATTTTAGAACCTTGCCTTTGTATCTTTTTCAACTATTAGGTAGTTATCAAATGGAAGCAGCAGCGGTGGTATCCTTAACGTTATTGCTATTAAGCGTAGGCAGTTTCACTTTAGTCGAAAAGGTATTTGGGAAAACGTATGCTCCACGTCGCTAA
- the thiQ gene encoding thiamine ABC transporter ATP-binding protein: MLHVANVQYRYHKEVFKFDFMLEDGRIVALMGPSGSGKSTLLALIAGFIHPESGNIAVNDVSLLNQEPHLRPFAMLFQEHNLFSHLTVRENIGLGLHPGLKLTVTQKGQVIDAAKQVGIDELLDRTPEKLSGGQKQRVALARCFVQPHRIWLLDEPFSALDPILRDEMLMLVKRLADDRQITVVMVTHHISDAKAIATDFIFVDEYKALIHEPIIQLSAQHSNEKLRAFVKAGTS; this comes from the coding sequence ATGCTCCACGTCGCTAATGTTCAATATCGCTATCATAAAGAAGTGTTTAAATTTGATTTTATGCTTGAAGATGGCCGCATTGTCGCGCTCATGGGGCCTAGTGGCTCTGGGAAATCAACTTTACTGGCCCTTATTGCAGGGTTTATCCATCCAGAAAGTGGGAACATAGCGGTTAATGACGTCTCTTTGCTAAACCAAGAGCCTCATTTAAGGCCTTTCGCCATGCTATTCCAAGAACATAATTTGTTCAGCCATCTAACGGTTAGAGAAAATATAGGTTTAGGGTTACATCCCGGTTTAAAGCTAACGGTGACACAAAAAGGTCAGGTAATTGATGCGGCTAAACAGGTCGGCATTGATGAGCTATTAGATCGAACACCAGAGAAGCTCTCCGGTGGTCAGAAGCAGCGTGTTGCATTAGCACGTTGTTTTGTTCAACCACATCGTATTTGGTTGTTAGATGAACCTTTTTCGGCTCTTGACCCTATTTTAAGAGATGAAATGTTGATGCTCGTTAAACGCCTTGCGGACGATAGACAGATTACCGTAGTGATGGTGACGCATCATATTAGTGATGCAAAAGCGATAGCGACGGATTTCATCTTTGTCGATGAGTATAAAGCGCTCATCCATGAGCCCATCATTCAATTAAGTGCTCAACACAGCAACGAAAAATTACGTGCGTTTGTGAAAGCGGGCACAAGTTGA
- the rapA gene encoding RNA polymerase-associated protein RapA, with product MAFALGQRWISDTESDLGLGTIVELDARTVTLMFAASEENRVYAQKEAPITRVIFHVGDSTESQEGWSLKVEEVLVDNGLLTYVGTREDTQESGIMLREIFLSNQIRFNKPQDKLFAGQIDRMDNFVLRYSALKNQYQQHKSPMRGLCGMRAGLIPHQLFIAHEVGRRHAPRVLLADEVGLGKTIEAGMIIHQQVLSGSAERVLIVVPETLQHQWLVEMMRRFNLHFSIFDEERCVEVDVDAENPFDTAQYVLCSLDFLTKNQKRFEQIVDGNWDLLVVDEAHHLEWSVDAPSRQYQVVEGLANNTASVLLLTATPEQLGHESHFARLRLLDPDRFYDYQAFVEEEKQYEPVADAVSNLFSGNRLENKVKNQITELLSEQDVEPLFRIIEAELPDEEKDKARHELIDNLMDRHGTGRVLFRNTRSAIKGFPKRKVHLLPMVMPEQYARAMRVSNMLDKDLPSEAKAIRKLYPEEIFQELEGGSWWQFDSRVDWLIEKVKEKRSEKVLVIASRSTTALQLEQALREREGIRATVFHEGMSIIERDKAAAYFAQEEGGAQVLICSEIGSEGRNFQFANQLVMFDLPFNPDLLEQRIGRLDRIGQQRDIDIFVPYLDGSSQGILARWFEEGLQAFSETCPTGRAVYDKYSDELVDLLAGGKGSDLEQLISASNKLNQELKAQLENGRDRLLEMHSNGGEQALKIVEKIASTDGDTNLITFALSLFDTIGLNQDDKGEKALVVTPSEHMMVPSYPGLPYEGATITFDRETALSREDMNFISWEHPMIQGGIDLLLSEGVGTTAVSLLKNKALPVGTMLLELVYLVDAQAPKRSGISGYLPQTPIRLMMDGKGNDLSEQVEFESFNRQLSPVNRHLASKLVSSVQSDIRKLIEAGEKCIGGKLDIVREQAQKEMFSTLNGELERLQALKAVNPNIRDEELQAIENQILELTGYISKAQIQLDSLRLIVVSHK from the coding sequence ATGGCATTTGCTTTGGGTCAGCGCTGGATAAGTGATACAGAAAGCGATTTGGGTTTAGGTACTATCGTAGAGTTGGACGCAAGAACCGTGACGTTAATGTTCGCTGCGTCTGAAGAAAATAGAGTTTATGCCCAAAAAGAAGCCCCAATTACCCGCGTTATATTCCATGTTGGAGATTCAACAGAGAGCCAAGAAGGTTGGTCTCTAAAGGTAGAAGAAGTTTTAGTAGATAATGGTCTTCTAACCTATGTAGGTACAAGAGAAGATACGCAAGAAAGTGGCATTATGCTAAGAGAGATATTCCTTAGTAATCAAATTCGATTTAATAAACCGCAAGACAAACTGTTTGCAGGTCAGATAGATCGAATGGACAACTTTGTATTGCGTTATAGCGCGTTGAAGAATCAATACCAACAGCATAAGAGCCCTATGCGTGGTTTATGCGGAATGCGTGCAGGCCTTATCCCCCATCAATTATTTATCGCTCATGAAGTAGGGCGCAGACACGCACCTCGAGTTCTGCTTGCTGATGAAGTGGGGTTAGGTAAAACCATTGAAGCCGGAATGATTATCCATCAACAAGTGTTATCAGGTAGTGCAGAACGTGTTCTTATTGTTGTGCCGGAAACACTACAGCATCAATGGCTCGTTGAAATGATGCGTCGTTTTAATCTGCATTTCTCTATTTTTGATGAAGAACGCTGTGTCGAAGTTGATGTTGATGCGGAAAATCCATTTGATACTGCGCAGTATGTGCTCTGTTCTTTGGATTTTCTGACCAAGAATCAAAAGCGCTTTGAACAAATTGTGGATGGTAATTGGGACTTGCTGGTTGTCGATGAAGCACATCACTTAGAGTGGAGCGTGGATGCACCTAGCCGTCAGTATCAAGTTGTAGAAGGGTTAGCGAATAATACGGCTTCTGTTTTGCTATTAACGGCAACGCCAGAGCAGTTGGGTCATGAGAGTCATTTTGCCCGTTTGCGTCTTCTTGATCCCGACCGTTTCTATGATTATCAAGCTTTTGTTGAAGAAGAAAAGCAATATGAACCGGTTGCTGACGCGGTAAGTAACCTGTTTTCTGGAAATAGGCTTGAAAATAAAGTCAAAAATCAGATAACGGAACTGCTTTCTGAACAAGATGTTGAGCCACTATTTCGAATTATTGAAGCAGAACTTCCTGATGAAGAGAAAGATAAAGCCCGCCATGAGTTGATCGATAATCTTATGGACCGCCATGGTACTGGACGTGTGTTGTTTAGAAATACACGATCGGCAATTAAGGGTTTCCCAAAGCGTAAGGTTCATTTGTTGCCAATGGTCATGCCTGAACAGTATGCACGAGCAATGCGAGTGTCGAACATGCTCGATAAAGATCTACCTTCAGAAGCAAAGGCAATACGAAAGCTCTATCCAGAAGAGATCTTTCAAGAGCTAGAGGGTGGTTCGTGGTGGCAGTTCGATTCCCGAGTTGATTGGTTGATTGAGAAGGTAAAAGAGAAGCGCTCAGAGAAAGTTTTAGTGATTGCTTCTAGGTCGACTACTGCACTTCAATTAGAACAAGCATTGAGAGAACGAGAAGGTATCCGTGCCACCGTTTTCCACGAAGGCATGTCAATTATAGAGCGAGACAAAGCGGCTGCTTATTTCGCACAAGAAGAAGGTGGCGCTCAAGTTCTTATTTGCTCTGAAATTGGATCTGAGGGGCGAAACTTTCAGTTTGCTAATCAACTAGTCATGTTCGACCTGCCATTTAATCCTGATTTATTGGAGCAGCGTATCGGTCGCTTAGACCGTATAGGTCAGCAACGAGATATCGATATTTTTGTGCCTTATCTTGATGGTTCTTCTCAGGGTATTCTCGCTCGTTGGTTTGAGGAAGGGCTACAAGCTTTTTCCGAAACTTGTCCTACAGGGCGCGCGGTTTATGACAAATATTCCGACGAGCTGGTGGATCTTCTTGCGGGTGGTAAAGGTAGCGACCTTGAGCAGTTGATAAGTGCATCCAATAAACTCAATCAAGAGCTCAAAGCTCAACTAGAAAATGGCCGAGATAGATTGTTAGAGATGCACTCTAATGGTGGCGAACAAGCTCTGAAAATAGTAGAAAAGATTGCCAGTACCGATGGCGATACAAACCTGATCACATTTGCGCTTAGCCTGTTCGATACCATTGGTCTGAATCAAGATGATAAAGGCGAGAAAGCACTCGTTGTTACTCCTTCTGAACATATGATGGTACCAAGTTATCCCGGTCTTCCATATGAAGGTGCAACCATCACCTTTGATCGTGAGACGGCACTATCTCGTGAGGATATGAACTTCATTAGTTGGGAACATCCGATGATTCAAGGTGGTATAGACCTTTTATTGAGTGAAGGAGTTGGAACTACGGCGGTTTCTCTGCTTAAAAACAAAGCCTTACCCGTTGGCACTATGCTATTAGAACTTGTCTATTTGGTTGATGCTCAAGCGCCAAAACGAAGCGGGATCAGTGGATATTTACCACAGACACCTATTCGTTTGATGATGGATGGCAAAGGGAATGACCTTTCAGAGCAAGTAGAGTTTGAAAGCTTTAACCGCCAATTGAGTCCGGTCAATCGCCACTTAGCGAGTAAGCTTGTATCGAGTGTGCAGAGCGATATTCGCAAGCTTATTGAAGCAGGTGAAAAATGTATCGGTGGTAAGCTCGACATCGTTAGAGAGCAGGCGCAAAAAGAGATGTTTAGTACTTTAAATGGCGAACTTGAGCGGTTACAAGCACTAAAAGCGGTAAACCCAAATATTCGTGATGAAGAGCTACAAGCGATAGAAAATCAAATCCTAGAGCTGACGGGGTATATCTCTAAAGCGCAGATTCAGCTCGATTCATTACGACTCATTGTAGTTTCGCATAAATAA